In one Columba livia isolate bColLiv1 breed racing homer chromosome 23, bColLiv1.pat.W.v2, whole genome shotgun sequence genomic region, the following are encoded:
- the STARD3 gene encoding stAR-related lipid transfer protein 3 has translation MHKPTDLQQDLDRSLPAIASISTSLSHSQGFSPYCYFSPEKRKAISDVRRTFCLFVTFDLLFISLLWIIELNTKDGIQKNLRNEIIEYRFRTSFFDIFVLAFFRFFVLLLAYAVVRLRHWWVIAVTTLVSSAFLIVKVILSELLTKGAFGYLLPIVSFVIAWLETWFLDFKVLTQEAEEERWYLAAQAAASRGPLLYPGALSEGQFYSPPESFAGSDNESDEEGAGRKALTAQEKEYIRQGKDAMEVVDQILAQEENWKFEKNNDFGDVVYTFEIPFHGKTFILKAFLQCSAETVYQEVILQPEKMILWNRTVAACQILQRVEDNTIISYDVAAGAAGGVVSPRDFVNVRRIERRRDRYVSSGMSTTHSLKPPLSKYVRGENGPGGFIVLKCPSNPRVCTFIWILNTDLKGRLPRYLIHQSLAATMFEFAFHLRQRVAELSGKA, from the exons ATGCACAAACCCACAGATCTGCAGCAGGACCTGGATCGAAGCCTCCCGGCCATCGCCTCCATCAGCACCTCCCTGTCCCACAGCCAGGGCTTCTCCCCGTACTGCTACTTCTCTCCCGAGAAGAGAAAAGCCATCTCGGACGTGAGGAGAACCTTCTGCCTCTTCGTCACCTTCGACCTGCTCTTCATCTCTTTGTTGTGGATCATCGAATTGAAC ACCAAGGACGGCATTCAGAAGAACCTGAGGAATGAAATCATCGAGTACCGCTTTCGGACCTCTTTCTTTGACATATTT gtcttggctttctttcggttttttgtgctgctgctggcctaTGCCGTCGTCAGGCTGCGCCACTGGTGGGTCATCGCG GTCACTACATTGGTATCCAGTGCCTTCCTGATCGTGAAGGTCATCCTCTCCGAG CTTCTGACCAAAGGGGCTTTCGGTTATTTACTCCCTATCGTCTCCTTTGTCATCGCTTGGCTGGAGACTTGGTTCCTGGATTTTAAAGTCCTCACtcaggaagcagaagaggaaCGCT GGTACCTGGCGGCCCAGGCCGCGGCCTCTCGCGGGCCCCTGCTCTACCCCGGCGCCCTTTCCGAGGGGCAGTTCTACTCCCCACCGGAATCCTTCGCAG GCTCGGACAATGAGTCGGATGAGGAAGGCGCGGGGAGGAAGGCGCTGACAGCTCAG GAGAAGGAATATATCCGACAAGGCAAAGACGCGATGGAGGTTGTGGACCAAATCCTCGCCCAGGAGGAGAACTGGAAGTTCGAGAAAAACAAT GACTTTGGTGATGTTGTTTACACTTTCGAAATACCTTTCCACGGCAAGacctttattttaaag GCTTTCCTGCAGTGCTCTGCTGAAACAGTTTACCAGGAGGTTATTCTCCAGCCCGAGAAGATGATCCTGTGGAACAGAACGGTGGCAGCTTGCCAG ATCTTGCAGCGGGTTGAAGACAACACGATCATCTCGTACGAtgtggcagctggggctgcaggcgGAGTTGTGTCCCCGAG ggACTTTGTGAACGTGCGACGGATTGAGAGAAGAAGAGACAGATACGTTTCCTCAGGGATGTCGACCACGCACAGCCTGAAGCCTCCGCTCTCCAAGTATGTCAG GGGTGAGAACGGACCCGGAGGATTCATCGTGCTGAAATGTCCCAGCAACCCCAGGGTCTGCACCTTCATCTGGATCCTCAACACGGATCTGaag GGCCGCCTGCCCCGGTACCTGATCCACCAGAGCTTGGCCGCCACCATGTTCGAGTTCGCCTTCCACCTGCGCCAGCGCGTCGCCGAGCTCTCCGGCAAGGCCTGA
- the PPP1R1B gene encoding protein phosphatase 1 regulatory subunit 1B, producing the protein MDPKDRKKIQFSVPAPPSQLDPRAVEMIRRRRPTPAMLFQLSEHSSPEDENLPYQRASGEGCLLKPKRTNPCAYTPPSLKAVQRIVQSHLESGLAGGDSSDGEADDGDHELSRACDPDSVLESAPGSQVRAERSYFPAGPKAHKRKGGQKVSFAGGMEERGDALKSLTVSEIPEDPEGPEGDEEEPGREQEDDGTGERRHVGFAEVPSRPIGTERHSPTFPLGTS; encoded by the exons ATGGACCCCAAGGACCGCAAGAAGATCCAGTTCTCGGTGCCGGCGCCCCCCAGCCAACTGGACCCCCGTGCCGTCGAGATG ATCCGCCGGCGGAGGCCCACGCCAGCCATGCTCTTCCAGCTCTCCGAACACTCATCCCCAG AGGACGAGAACCTGCCCTACCAG CGTGCCTCCGGCGAGGGCTGCCTGCTCAAACCAAAGAGGACCAACCCGTGTGCCTACACGCCACCCTCGCTCAAAG CGGTGCAGCGCATCGTGCAGTCCCACCTGGAGAGCGGCCTGGCCGGGGGTGACAGCTCCGACGGGGAGGCTGATGACGGGGACCACGAGCTGTCCCGTGCCTGTGACCCCGACAGTGTCCTCGAGTCTG CCCCGGGGAGCCAGGTCAGAGCCGAGCGGAGCTACTTCCCCGCTGGCCCCAAGGCGCACAAACGGAAAG GCGGGCAGAAGGTCTCCTTTGCGGGTGGCATGGAGGAGCGCGGGGACGCCCTGAAGTCGCTGACAGTGTCTGAGATCCCCGAGGACCCCGAGGGACCGGAGGGTGACGAGGAGGAGCCGGGACGGGAGCAGGAGGACGACGGCACCGGGG AGCGGCGACACGTCGGCTTCGCGGAGGTGCCCTCGCGCCCCATCGGCACCGAGCGCCACTCGCCCACCTTCCCGCTGGGCACCAGTTAG
- the NEUROD2 gene encoding neurogenic differentiation factor 2: protein MLTRLFSEPSLVPEVPKFAGWAEECEEDARSEKEERAGKGCALPEEPPEGSLGESKEEGELGGDEEEEEEEEEGLEEAEGERPKKRGPKKRKMTKARLERSKLRRQKANARERNRMHDLNAALDNLRKVVPCYSKTQKLSKIETLRLAKNYIWALSEILRSGKRPDLVSYVQTLCKGLSQPTTNLVAGCLQLNSRNFLTEQGQEGGRFHGPNASFAVHPYPYPCSRLAAAQCPPAAGPGAHGLRTHSYCASAYESLYGNASPDYNSSEYDGGLSPPLCINGNFSLKQDSSSPDHDKSYHYSMHYSALPGSRPAGHNLVFGSAGMRGGVHSENIFPYDMHLPHERGPMYEELNAFFHN, encoded by the coding sequence ATGTTGACGCGACTTTTCAGCGAGCCCAGCCTGGTCCCCGAAGTACCGAAATTCGCCGGTTGGGCCGAGGAGTGCGAGGAGGATGCCCGCAGCGAGAAGGAGGAGCGGGCGGGGAAGGGCTGCGCCCTCCCCGAGGAGCCGCCCGAGGGTTCGCTGGGGGAGAGCAAGGAGGAAGGGGAGTTAGGCGgggacgaggaggaggaggaggaggaggaggaaggcttgGAGGAGGCGGAGGGCGAACGGCCCAAGAAACGCGGCCCCAAGAAGCGCAAGATGACCAAGGCGCGGCTGGAGCGCTCCAAGCTGCGGCGGCAGAAGGCGAACGCCCGGGAGCGCAACCGCATGCACGACCTGAACGCGGCCCTGGACAACCTGCGGAAGGTGGTTCCCTGCTACTCTAAAACCCAAAAGCTCTCGAAAATCGAGACCCTCCGCTTGGCCAAGAACTACATCTGGGCTCTCTCCGAGATCCTGCGCTCGGGCAAACGGCCCGACCTGGTTTCCTACGTGCAGACTCTGTGCAAGGGGCTGTCGCAACCCACCACCAACCTGGTGGCCGGCTGCCTGCAGCTCAATTCTCGCAATTTCCTCACGGAGCAGGGTCAGGAAGGCGGCCGTTTCCACGGCCCCAACGCCTCCTTCGCCGTGCACCCCTACCCTTACCCCTGCTCGCGGCTGGCCGCGGCGCAgtgcccgcccgccgccggccccggTGCCCACGGGCTGAGGACACACAGCTACTGCGCCTCCGCCTACGAGAGCCTCTACGGGAACGCGTCCCCCGATTACAACAGCTCGGAGTACGACGGTGGGCTCAGCCCCCCCCTCTGCATCAACGGCAACTTCTCCCTCAAGCAGGACTCTTCTTCCCCCGACCACGACAAAAGCTATCACTACTCTATGCACTACTCGGCGCTGCCCGGTTCCCGGCCCGCCGGCCACAACCTGGTCTTCGGTTCGGCGGGAATGCGCGGGGGGGTCCATTCCGAGAACATCTTCCCCTACGACATGCACCTCCCGCACGAACGGGGCCCCATGTACGAGGAGCTCAACGCCTTCTTCCACAACTga